From a single Hippoglossus stenolepis isolate QCI-W04-F060 chromosome 2, HSTE1.2, whole genome shotgun sequence genomic region:
- the LOC118118225 gene encoding intercellular adhesion molecule 1-like, translating into MFSRYVLVIVSLVDFLSDFHVSCCDRNCTNSTVFTPSSLVVKHGDPTSVICSLCPSCPEDIFNLERSVGSHVKNGRTITWTVDKMMEWKTTPLCYYTNTDGHQCCTPLNVTVYKSPDLVSVSFMNHSGPLFESRDYTLQCKVQNVAPVRSVHVTFFRGQTELGQKQNLSKPQEKPVTEVFTLSISTTKEDDGAQYWCQAKLELGPDGPQTPPMVVSKNVTATVYYKPQQLAPSPPDVITLTKGDPLELNCTAVGNPSPSYTWTSLPDGVPPSNSSVLTIQSVASGHEGSTPARSATTWAQTL; encoded by the exons ATGTTTTCCCGCTACGTGCTGGTGATCGTCTCTCTGGTGGATTTCCTGTCGGACTTCCATGTGTCCTGCTGTG ATAGAAACTGTACAAACAGCACAGTGTTCACTCCGTCCAGCCTGGTGGTGAAGCACGGCGACCCGACCTCTGTCATCTGCTCTCTGTGCCCGTCGTGCCCAGAGGACATTTTCAATTTGGAAAGATCTGTTGGATCCCACGTGAAAAATGGAAGAACAATTACATGGACGGTTGACAAAATGATGGAGTGGAAAACGACTCCATTGTGTTACTATACTAACACTGATGGTCACCAGTGTTGCACTCCGCTGAACGTTACCGTGTACA AATCTCCAGACCTGGTCTCCGTCAGCTTTATGAATCACTCCGGGCCGTTGTTCGAGTCCCGTGACTACACTCTGCAGTGCAAGGTGCAGAACGTGGCTCCGGTCAGAAGTGTCCACGTGACCTTCTTCAGAGGTCAGACAGAACTGGGCCAGAAACAGAACTTGAGTAAACCACAGGAGAAACCAGTGACTGAGGTCTTCACTCTGAGCATCTCCACCACTAAAGAAGATGATGGAGCTCAGTACTGGTGTCAAGCAAAGCTGGAGCTGGGACCTGATGGACCACAGACCCCTCCGATGGTTGTGTCGAAAAACGTGACCGCTACTGTCTACT ATAAGCCTCAGCAGCTGGCGCCATCACCTCCAGATGTGATCACCCTCACAAAAGGAGATCCTCTAGAGCTGAACTGCACGGCCGTGGGGAACCCCAGCCCCTCGTACACCTGGACATCCCTGCCAGACGGCGTCCCCCCGTCCAACAGCAGCGTCCTCACCATCCAGTCTGTGGCTTCTGGGCATGAGGGCAGTACACCTGCTCGGTCAGCAACGACGTGGGCACAAACACTGTGA